The following coding sequences lie in one Phalacrocorax carbo chromosome 3, bPhaCar2.1, whole genome shotgun sequence genomic window:
- the LOC104040567 gene encoding potassium channel subfamily K member 16 isoform X1 — MPLPTIHNRQISWTLLLIVGYLCYLLLGAMVFHLLETRAESHFRDQFQLKKLKFLQNHTCLDRQDLEQFAQVLMEAWEKGVNPEGNSTNTSNWDFGNSFFFAGTVVTTIGYGNQSPSTVAGQIFCVFYALFGVPLNLAFLNQLGKGLNAHVITLGRWVQKPGRAQLYHQKDFHASIAASFLRFLTASQVVQTLAVAIFLTAGTLFFLVFPPLVFSYVEGWSYGEGFYFTFITLSTIGFGDYVVGTNPNKHYIPAYRSLTAIWIVLGLAWLALVFNVGADLMEKFLQQKWQKTDISLAEGATTKLEDEPEQPRIHTHS, encoded by the exons atgcCCCTCCCCACCATACACAACCGGCAGATCAGCTGGACTCTGCTGCTGATAGTGGGGTATCTCTGTTACCTCCTCCTGGGCGCTATGGTGTTCCACCTGCTGGAGACACGTGCAGAGAGCCACTTTCGGGACCAGTTCCAGCTGAAGAAGCTCAAGTTCCTGCAGAACCACACGTGTTTGGACAGGCAAGACCTGGAGCAATTTGCACAG GTCCTCATGGAAGCATGGGAAAAAGGGGTCAACCCAGAAGGAAACTCCACAAATACTAGTAACTGGGACTTTGGCAACTCCTTCTTCTTTGCAGGAACTGTTGTCACCACTATAG gttatGGTAACCAGTCCCCCAGCACAGTGGCAGGGCAGatcttctgtgtgttttatGCCTTATTCGGAGTGCCTCTCAACCTGGCCTTCCTTAATCAGTTGGGGAAAGGCCTCAATGCTCATGTGATTACCCTGGGAAGATGGGTGCAAAAGCCAGGCCGTGCCCAG CTCTACCACCAGAAGGATTTTCATGCTAGCATAGCTGCATCTTTCCTGAGATTTCTAACAGCATCTCAG gtggttCAAACACTGGCAGTGGCCATCTTCCTGACTGCTGGGACCTTATTTTTTCTAGTGTTCCCACCATTGGTCTTCAGTTACGTAGAAGGCTGGAGCTACGGAGAAGGCTTTTACTTCACCTTCATCACGCTAAGCACCATTGGATTTGGGGACTATGTAGTAG gCACAAATCCCAACAAGCACTATATCCCAGCGTACAGGAGCCTAACTGCGATTTGGATTGTTTTGGGCTTGGCCTGGCTGGCTCTGGTCTTCAACGTGGGAGCTGACTTGATGGAAAAATTCCTTCAGCAAAAGTGGCAGAAAACTGACATAAGCTTGGCAGAAGGAGCCACCACCAAATTGGAGGATGAACCTGAGCAGCCTAGAATCCACACCCATAGCTGA
- the LOC104040567 gene encoding potassium channel subfamily K member 16 isoform X2 — protein MPLPTIHNRQISWTLLLIVGYLCYLLLGAMVFHLLETRAESHFRDQFQLKKLKFLQNHTCLDRQDLEQFAQVLMEAWEKGVNPEGNSTNTSNWDFGNSFFFAGTVVTTIGYGNQSPSTVAGQIFCVFYALFGVPLNLAFLNQLGKGLNAHVITLGRWVQKPGRAQVVQTLAVAIFLTAGTLFFLVFPPLVFSYVEGWSYGEGFYFTFITLSTIGFGDYVVGTNPNKHYIPAYRSLTAIWIVLGLAWLALVFNVGADLMEKFLQQKWQKTDISLAEGATTKLEDEPEQPRIHTHS, from the exons atgcCCCTCCCCACCATACACAACCGGCAGATCAGCTGGACTCTGCTGCTGATAGTGGGGTATCTCTGTTACCTCCTCCTGGGCGCTATGGTGTTCCACCTGCTGGAGACACGTGCAGAGAGCCACTTTCGGGACCAGTTCCAGCTGAAGAAGCTCAAGTTCCTGCAGAACCACACGTGTTTGGACAGGCAAGACCTGGAGCAATTTGCACAG GTCCTCATGGAAGCATGGGAAAAAGGGGTCAACCCAGAAGGAAACTCCACAAATACTAGTAACTGGGACTTTGGCAACTCCTTCTTCTTTGCAGGAACTGTTGTCACCACTATAG gttatGGTAACCAGTCCCCCAGCACAGTGGCAGGGCAGatcttctgtgtgttttatGCCTTATTCGGAGTGCCTCTCAACCTGGCCTTCCTTAATCAGTTGGGGAAAGGCCTCAATGCTCATGTGATTACCCTGGGAAGATGGGTGCAAAAGCCAGGCCGTGCCCAG gtggttCAAACACTGGCAGTGGCCATCTTCCTGACTGCTGGGACCTTATTTTTTCTAGTGTTCCCACCATTGGTCTTCAGTTACGTAGAAGGCTGGAGCTACGGAGAAGGCTTTTACTTCACCTTCATCACGCTAAGCACCATTGGATTTGGGGACTATGTAGTAG gCACAAATCCCAACAAGCACTATATCCCAGCGTACAGGAGCCTAACTGCGATTTGGATTGTTTTGGGCTTGGCCTGGCTGGCTCTGGTCTTCAACGTGGGAGCTGACTTGATGGAAAAATTCCTTCAGCAAAAGTGGCAGAAAACTGACATAAGCTTGGCAGAAGGAGCCACCACCAAATTGGAGGATGAACCTGAGCAGCCTAGAATCCACACCCATAGCTGA